A region of Acidimicrobiales bacterium DNA encodes the following proteins:
- the hpt gene encoding hypoxanthine phosphoribosyltransferase, giving the protein MAEERASPAGERAAPADANLGAVVVSQAQLEARIAELGQQLTADYDGRAPLLVGVLKGAFVFMSDLARAIRLPLEFDFMAVSSYGSATKTSGVVRIVKDLDLDLTGRHVLLVEDIVDSGLTLSYLRRNLAARGPASLEVCALLVKDGLQRSDPELRYVGFTIPPEFVVGYGLDVAERYRNLPYVCAYVGSTGTGTLSG; this is encoded by the coding sequence GTGGCCGAGGAACGAGCGTCTCCCGCCGGCGAACGGGCGGCCCCCGCCGACGCCAACCTCGGCGCCGTGGTCGTCAGCCAGGCGCAGCTCGAGGCACGCATCGCCGAGCTGGGCCAGCAGCTGACCGCCGACTACGACGGCCGGGCGCCGCTGCTCGTGGGCGTCCTCAAGGGGGCGTTCGTGTTCATGAGCGACCTGGCCCGGGCCATCCGCCTGCCGCTGGAGTTCGACTTCATGGCCGTCTCGTCGTACGGGAGCGCCACCAAGACGAGCGGCGTGGTGCGCATCGTGAAGGACCTCGACCTCGACCTCACCGGGCGCCACGTGCTGCTGGTCGAGGACATCGTCGACAGCGGCCTCACGCTGTCCTACCTGCGCCGCAACCTGGCTGCACGCGGACCGGCCAGCCTCGAGGTGTGCGCCCTGCTCGTGAAGGACGGCCTGCAGCGGTCCGACCCCGAGCTGCGCTACGTGGGCTTCACCATCCCTCCCGAGTTCGTTGTTGGCTACGGGCTCGACGTGGCCGAGCGGTACCGCAACCTCCCGTACGTCTGCGCTTACGTGGGGTCAACGGGCACGGGTACCCTGAGCGGGTGA
- the tilS gene encoding tRNA lysidine(34) synthetase TilS: MACAVSGGPDSLALLALATAAGCDVTAHHVDHGLRPGSAGEAGVVAAASRRFGARFVAHCFDVGPGPNLEARARAARRAVLPSGAATGHTADDQAETILLNLLRGAGLDGLAGMRPGPAKPILALRRSETWALCASLGLEPVRDPSNHDPAHLRNRVRHEVLPLLADVAGRDVVAVLARQAGLLRDEADALDGLAACADPSDSRALAALPPAVARRVVRRLLSGEHPPGAAAVERVLAVARHEAAACEVDGGRRVRRSAGRLRIEGGEPA, from the coding sequence CTGGCGTGCGCCGTCTCCGGCGGTCCCGACTCGCTGGCGCTGCTCGCCCTGGCCACCGCCGCCGGGTGCGACGTCACGGCCCACCACGTCGACCACGGGCTGCGGCCCGGATCGGCGGGGGAGGCCGGCGTGGTGGCCGCCGCCTCGCGCCGCTTCGGCGCCCGCTTCGTCGCCCACTGCTTCGACGTCGGCCCCGGTCCCAACCTCGAGGCGCGGGCCCGGGCCGCCCGCCGGGCCGTCCTGCCGTCCGGCGCGGCTACGGGTCACACGGCCGACGACCAGGCGGAGACGATCCTGCTCAACCTCCTCCGGGGCGCCGGGCTCGACGGCCTGGCCGGCATGCGGCCCGGGCCGGCCAAGCCCATCCTCGCCCTGAGGCGCTCCGAGACGTGGGCGCTGTGCGCGTCGCTCGGCCTGGAACCCGTCCGCGACCCGTCCAACCACGACCCTGCGCACCTTCGCAACCGCGTGCGCCACGAGGTCCTCCCGCTGCTCGCTGACGTCGCCGGCCGCGACGTGGTCGCCGTGCTCGCCCGCCAGGCCGGCCTGCTGCGCGACGAGGCGGACGCGCTCGACGGCCTGGCTGCGTGCGCCGACCCCTCGGACAGCCGGGCGCTGGCCGCCCTGCCACCGGCGGTGGCCCGCCGGGTCGTGCGCCGGCTCCTCTCCGGGGAACACCCTCCGGGGGCGGCGGCGGTGGAGCGGGTGCTGGCCGTGGCCCGCCACGAGGCGGCGGCATGCGAGGTCGACGGCGGGCGCAGGGTGCGCCGGTCGGCGGGCCGGCTGCGGATCGAGGGCGGCGAACCGGCCTGA
- a CDS encoding response regulator produces MARVLVVDDDADIRSVVRISLELDGHEVTEAANGIEALQAVGPGAPDVMVLDLAMPHLDGWEVLGRLKAGAGDDAGLPVLVLTARVGEHDRIRGGVEGAVRYLTKPFDPDVLRKEVQQALEAPEPELRRRAAIEALERMAALERGVPADALRAPAARPRVARLGGPVAAPSAPVSLRRFGPDELRALSPRQRELLRAVADTPTVLAAAERLGVSRSNVYASMRRIARRLKVASVSDLVTLARQGVSDDGAA; encoded by the coding sequence ATGGCGCGGGTCCTGGTGGTCGACGACGACGCGGACATCCGCAGCGTGGTGCGCATCAGCCTCGAGCTCGACGGCCACGAGGTCACGGAGGCGGCCAACGGCATCGAGGCCCTCCAGGCGGTGGGCCCCGGCGCGCCCGACGTCATGGTGCTCGACCTGGCCATGCCCCACCTCGACGGCTGGGAGGTCCTCGGCCGGCTCAAGGCGGGGGCCGGTGACGACGCAGGGTTGCCGGTGCTGGTGTTGACGGCCCGCGTGGGCGAGCACGACCGCATCCGCGGCGGCGTGGAGGGCGCCGTGCGGTACCTCACCAAGCCGTTCGACCCCGACGTGCTGCGCAAGGAGGTGCAGCAGGCGCTCGAGGCCCCCGAGCCCGAGCTGCGCCGCCGCGCCGCCATCGAGGCCCTGGAGCGCATGGCCGCCCTCGAGCGCGGTGTCCCGGCCGACGCGCTACGGGCGCCCGCCGCCCGACCCCGCGTGGCCCGCCTGGGCGGCCCGGTGGCGGCGCCGTCTGCACCCGTTTCGCTCCGCCGGTTCGGCCCCGACGAGCTGCGCGCCCTGTCCCCCCGCCAGCGCGAGCTGCTGCGGGCGGTGGCCGACACTCCCACCGTGCTGGCGGCGGCCGAGCGCCTCGGGGTGAGCCGCTCCAACGTCTACGCCAGCATGCGCCGGATCGCCCGCCGGCTCAAGGTCGCCTCCGTGTCCGACCTGGTGACCCTCGCCCGCCAGGGCGTGAGCGACGACGGCGCGGCCTGA